A single genomic interval of Lewinellaceae bacterium harbors:
- a CDS encoding IS4 family transposase, which yields MKHSTLKKAIQSTGISRRFGNIFAPDFLYSLGFFTGFTKKPGKLSTEAFVDSCLRMVMEEGWSASLASHCASLKANYGIELHPQSLDERFNESSEALMRCLFEQAMGLQLRESNPMKLLEVFEEVYVEDSTNLELPAVLKTLYKGSGGGASQAGLKIDALYGLRWGTLEVRFHNSCGSDHWQGVPKMPKKSLLLRDLGYFKIDDFQAVAQSGSFFLSRLMHHVNVYLDAKGEQELDLLSHLASMSENEIQSLKVYLGQKQLFEVRLILQKVPQAVAEHKRHKLKTDKQNKRKNLSERRLELCCANCYITNIPEELVADSQIMALYSLRWIIEILFKAWKSIGGLKEKMNRMKPHRFMCMLYAHMIAALMDSKLVHFFKIELWNLFGFKISELKAFKVLKSFKSQWWQALRKADVQQIQLILNDIAQTLLRLAGKRKYSHREHYCDFYICVKSQT from the coding sequence ATGAAACACTCTACTTTAAAAAAAGCCATTCAAAGTACGGGGATTAGCCGCCGATTCGGAAATATTTTCGCGCCGGATTTCCTTTACAGCTTAGGTTTTTTTACCGGGTTCACCAAGAAGCCTGGAAAACTGAGCACGGAAGCCTTTGTGGATAGTTGCCTGCGAATGGTTATGGAAGAAGGCTGGAGCGCAAGCCTTGCCAGCCATTGTGCAAGCTTGAAAGCCAACTATGGCATTGAACTACACCCCCAAAGCCTGGACGAGCGCTTCAATGAAAGCAGCGAAGCGTTAATGCGCTGCCTATTTGAACAGGCGATGGGCCTGCAATTGCGGGAAAGCAACCCGATGAAGCTCTTAGAAGTATTCGAAGAAGTGTACGTAGAGGATAGCACTAACCTGGAACTGCCGGCTGTTTTGAAAACGCTATACAAAGGCAGTGGCGGAGGTGCTTCCCAAGCAGGCTTGAAAATAGATGCCCTATATGGGCTGCGTTGGGGCACTTTGGAAGTACGCTTCCATAACAGTTGTGGTTCAGACCATTGGCAAGGAGTACCCAAGATGCCCAAAAAATCCTTGCTCTTGCGAGACTTAGGCTACTTTAAGATAGATGATTTTCAAGCTGTTGCCCAGTCCGGCTCATTCTTTTTATCGCGTTTGATGCATCATGTGAATGTTTATCTGGACGCCAAGGGAGAACAGGAATTAGATTTGTTAAGCCACTTGGCCAGCATGTCCGAAAATGAAATCCAGAGCCTGAAGGTTTATCTTGGCCAAAAGCAACTATTTGAAGTTCGCTTAATATTACAAAAAGTGCCTCAGGCAGTAGCCGAGCATAAAAGGCATAAACTCAAAACGGATAAGCAAAACAAGCGTAAAAACCTTTCTGAGCGCCGCCTGGAATTGTGTTGTGCCAATTGCTACATTACTAATATCCCTGAAGAACTGGTTGCTGATAGCCAAATTATGGCGCTATACTCTCTTCGGTGGATTATTGAGATTCTGTTCAAAGCCTGGAAATCCATTGGTGGCCTGAAAGAAAAGATGAACCGCATGAAACCTCACCGCTTCATGTGTATGCTTTATGCTCACATGATAGCCGCACTGATGGACTCCAAACTGGTTCACTTCTTCAAAATTGAACTCTGGAACCTGTTTGGCTTCAAGATCAGCGAACTGAAGGCTTTCAAAGTACTCAAATCCTTTAAGAGCCAATGGTGGCAGGCTTTAAGAAAAGCAGATGTGCAGCAAATACAGCTAATCCTGAATGATATCGCCCAAACCCTCCTGAGGTTAGCAGGCAAAAGAAAATATAGCCACAGGGAACATTACTGCGACTTCTACATATGTGTTAAATCACAAACCTGA
- a CDS encoding transcriptional regulator, whose amino-acid sequence MTDQQKLFRVFRLIQLLSQPPYRKVKRLAEILEVDPRTVYRYIQLLESLGYAVDKKEGDRYFLHIEFSQDGGLIDTEEAGFLQDLLWQAPSGHPLRDRLLHKLNRQYMLAPLAQSLAKFNVYEHIRALGAAIEAERRVILHNYYAPSSETLSSRHLEPVEFMQGYTYLWAYDLDKQGYRQFKLDRIGEVEALDEPITGAHESHALDLFGWTGPAWLPVKLRLSSYAQNLLLEEYPDARPFVRTFKGQALFDGIVRDWRGIGRFVLGLPGEVEVAEPEEFRAYLRERAGRGKWS is encoded by the coding sequence GTGACCGATCAACAGAAGCTCTTTCGCGTCTTTCGCCTGATACAATTGCTGAGCCAGCCGCCCTACCGGAAGGTGAAACGGCTGGCGGAAATCCTGGAAGTGGACCCCAGGACGGTTTACCGCTACATCCAATTGCTGGAGAGCCTGGGTTACGCAGTAGATAAAAAGGAGGGCGACCGTTACTTCCTCCATATTGAATTTTCCCAGGATGGCGGGTTGATCGACACCGAGGAAGCGGGTTTCCTGCAGGACCTGCTCTGGCAGGCGCCATCCGGGCACCCGCTGCGCGACCGGCTGCTGCACAAGCTCAACCGGCAGTACATGCTGGCGCCGCTGGCGCAGAGCCTTGCCAAGTTTAACGTCTACGAGCACATCCGCGCGCTGGGCGCCGCCATAGAAGCGGAGCGGCGGGTGATCCTCCACAATTACTACGCGCCTTCCAGCGAAACCCTGAGCTCGCGCCACCTCGAGCCGGTGGAGTTCATGCAGGGCTACACCTACCTGTGGGCCTACGACCTGGACAAGCAAGGCTACCGGCAGTTCAAGCTCGACCGCATCGGCGAGGTGGAGGCGCTGGACGAACCCATAACGGGAGCGCACGAGAGCCACGCGCTCGACCTCTTCGGCTGGACCGGACCGGCCTGGCTGCCCGTCAAACTGCGCCTGAGCTCCTACGCCCAGAACCTGCTGCTGGAGGAATACCCCGATGCGCGCCCGTTCGTGCGCACCTTCAAAGGCCAGGCCCTCTTCGACGGCATTGTGCGCGACTGGCGGGGCATCGGCCGCTTCGTGCTGGGCCTGCCGGGTGAGGTGGAGGTGGCGGAGCCGGAGGAATTTCGGGCGTATCTGCGGGAGCGGGCGGGGAGGGGGAAGTGGTCGTGA
- a CDS encoding NYN domain-containing protein yields the protein MSKTSSTQKERVIVYIDGFNLYFGMTHKWKDIKWLDVYALSNSLLKPGQVLCDVKYFTSRVSNDHGKQKRQTTYLEAIEVQGAKLIYGQYQANTEECYRCGNIRQSPKEKMTDVNIATHLLVDAIHDRYDTAILVSGDSDLVPPIKAVHQNFTEKGVVVAFPPNRQNINVQKAAKASFIIGRKKLKDNQLPSKVSKPNGYILEKPSEWF from the coding sequence ATGAGTAAAACAAGTTCAACCCAAAAAGAAAGGGTTATTGTATACATTGATGGCTTCAATTTGTATTTCGGAATGACTCACAAATGGAAAGACATCAAGTGGCTTGATGTATATGCACTATCAAACAGCTTATTAAAACCCGGCCAAGTACTTTGTGATGTTAAATATTTTACATCTAGAGTTTCCAATGATCATGGGAAACAGAAAAGGCAGACTACTTATTTAGAAGCTATAGAAGTTCAGGGGGCTAAACTTATTTATGGTCAGTATCAGGCAAATACTGAAGAATGTTACAGGTGCGGGAATATACGGCAAAGTCCTAAAGAAAAGATGACGGATGTGAATATCGCAACTCATTTATTAGTTGATGCTATACATGACAGATATGATACAGCTATCCTTGTTTCAGGTGATAGTGATCTTGTACCTCCCATTAAAGCTGTACACCAAAACTTCACTGAAAAAGGGGTAGTAGTTGCCTTTCCTCCGAATAGACAGAATATCAATGTACAGAAGGCGGCAAAAGCGAGTTTTATAATTGGCCGGAAAAAACTCAAGGATAATCAACTTCCTTCGAAAGTGTCCAAACCAAACGGCTATATTTTAGAGAAGCCATCCGAATGGTTTTAA
- the cas7b gene encoding type I-B CRISPR-associated protein Cas7/Csh2: MEQIIQNNSDFLFLYEAILSNPNGDPDQENKPRMDYDTRTNLVTDVRLKRYIREFLKQNGQEIFVDMEGDSKVGMDKRLENILVAIWDNDEAMKEIIGDEKLFNVYRNDVRQEDAEKTMKKLFNKKTENKEVNRAILTGLVKRRFADIRMFGSAFAVEGFNKALTGPIQLNWGYSLNEVYLVDSSTISSIMNEDSSTFGKDYRVKYSLLAFHGSVNKYAAQTTGLTETDLKTFREGLWNGISASPTRSKLNQYPKFFLELVYNEGYHNGHFGDLRNLIEARIQGEKKPQEVTQFTDLVLDFSHLEDILEGQAGTDKPLKEVIIRAAAGVTNPAQTWI; encoded by the coding sequence ATGGAACAAATCATCCAAAACAATTCTGACTTTCTCTTTTTGTACGAAGCCATCTTGAGCAATCCCAACGGGGATCCCGACCAGGAAAACAAGCCCCGGATGGATTATGATACCCGCACGAATTTAGTAACCGATGTACGCCTGAAACGATACATCCGGGAATTCCTGAAACAAAATGGGCAGGAGATTTTCGTGGATATGGAAGGAGATAGCAAGGTCGGGATGGATAAAAGGCTTGAAAACATCCTGGTTGCTATTTGGGATAATGATGAAGCGATGAAGGAAATAATCGGCGATGAGAAATTATTCAATGTATACAGAAACGATGTCAGGCAGGAGGATGCCGAAAAAACAATGAAGAAATTATTCAATAAAAAAACGGAGAACAAAGAGGTCAACCGGGCCATATTAACCGGTTTAGTCAAACGCCGGTTTGCAGATATTCGGATGTTTGGCAGCGCTTTTGCGGTAGAGGGGTTCAACAAAGCCCTGACCGGCCCGATACAACTCAACTGGGGGTACAGCCTGAATGAAGTATATCTGGTGGATAGCAGTACCATCTCTTCCATTATGAATGAAGACAGCAGCACCTTTGGAAAGGACTACCGCGTTAAGTATAGCTTACTCGCTTTTCATGGCTCTGTCAATAAATATGCAGCCCAAACCACAGGGCTGACAGAAACCGACCTCAAAACTTTTCGAGAGGGCCTATGGAATGGCATTTCAGCCAGCCCAACCCGTTCAAAGCTAAATCAGTACCCCAAATTTTTCCTGGAATTGGTGTATAACGAAGGATACCACAATGGGCATTTCGGCGATCTGCGCAATTTAATAGAAGCCAGGATACAAGGCGAAAAAAAGCCCCAGGAAGTAACTCAATTCACCGATCTTGTACTTGACTTCAGCCATTTGGAAGAC